From the genome of Anabrus simplex isolate iqAnaSimp1 chromosome X, ASM4041472v1, whole genome shotgun sequence, one region includes:
- the LOC136885985 gene encoding F-box and leucine-rich repeat protein 13, producing the protein MAATVSPIAETVPTEILESIFSYSTYEDVLHSIQNVCSRWRQVSQSSRVWKHLEYCPKMDTGCKQIVEMLKVSPKLQNLILKKECDDSVLQAITDNCAELKKLKMIRQQYFDFNFMKDLQEQCTKIEYLSIGGKVLENLDMCKAVGKFTNLKVLIVTGLVAAFDSISLRPLAEHCKKLEHFEFRSIMFEMCDLRNLLYMRKETLTTLGIYCCSESGECVLPAVSVCKLKSLSLFAYWRCDRDVNKIKHFGQLKTLKALTIEDLPYEESDLIRKIFENENMSQLKKLSLYNSCYFDDNVTDAIFKNCPMLQTLTLERCRNMTDDSLKILCNFEELTSLTISSNDIINSGFLHLQDMHHLECLRIANCCRLSKKGFECIANLSKLRELKLWRQDLAEFPWNSIPCHMKYLRCLGIYDCKNVDMCAIEKLKRHLPALSVSCQESEQCDFRRDFRWDHWY; encoded by the coding sequence ATGGCAGCTACAGTAAGCCCAATTGCAGAAACCGTGCCTACTGAGATATTAGAGAGCATCTTCTCCTATTCCACTTACGAGGATGTACTTCACTCGATTCAGAACGTGTGTTCTCGGTGGAGACAAGTGTCTCAGAGTTCTAGAGTGTGGAAGCATCTGGAATACTGTCCTAAGATGGACACGGGCTGCAAACAGATTGTGGAGATGCTGAAGGTTTCTCCAAAGTTACAGAACCTGATTCTCAAGAAAGAATGCGATGATTCAGTTCTGCAGGCAATAACAGACAATTGTGCAGAGTTGAAGAAGTTAAAAATGATTCGGCAACAGTACTTTGACTTTAACTTTATGAAGGATTTGCAGGAACAGTGTACAAAAATTGAATATCTGAGTATTGGTGGCAAGGTTTTGGAAAACTTAGATATGTGCAAGGCTGTTGGAAAATTTACCAACTTGAAGGTGTTAATTGTGACTGGACTGGTTGCTGCATTTGATTCAATCTCCTTAAGACCACTTGCAGAACACTGCAAGAAGCTAGAGCATTTTGAGTTTCGGAGTatcatgtttgaaatgtgtgatctTCGCAATCTTTTGTATATGAGGAAAGAAACTCTGACCACTCTTGGAATATATTGCTGCAGCGAGTCTGGTGAATGTGTTCTCCCAGCTGTGTCAGTCTGTAAGCTAAAATCCTTGTCCCTTTTTGCTTACTGGCGTTGTGATAGAGATGTCAATAAAATCAAACACTTTGGACAACTCAAGACTCTAAAAGCTCTTACAATTGAAGACTTGCCCTATGAAGAATCGGATCTTATCAGAAAAATTTTTGAGAATGAAAATATGTCACAATTGAAGAAATTAAGTCTCTATAATTCATGTTATTTTGATGACAATGTTACAGATGCAATTTTTAAAAACTGTCCTATGTTGCAAACGCTTACTTTGGAACGCTGTCGAAATATGACTGATGACAGTTTAAAAATATTGTGTAATTTTGAAGAGCTTACTTCTTTGACTATCTCAAGTAATGATATAATAAACAGTGGGTTCCTTCATTTGCAAGACATGCATCATTTGGAGTGCCTTAGAATTGCAAACTGTTGTAGGTTATCGAAGAAAGGTTTTGAATGTATTGCAAACTTGAGTAAATTAAGAGAACTGAAACTGTGGAGGCAAGACCTTGCTGAATTCCCATGGAATAGTATTCCTTGTCATATGAAATATCTTAGATGTCTTGGCATTTACGACTGTAAAAATGTGGACATGTGTGCTATTGAGAAACTGAAAAGGCACTTACCTGCTTTAAGTGTGAGCTGTCAAGAAAGTGAACAGTGTGACTTTAGAAGAGACTTCAGATGGGATCACTGGTACTAA